Proteins from a genomic interval of Arachis hypogaea cultivar Tifrunner chromosome 10, arahy.Tifrunner.gnm2.J5K5, whole genome shotgun sequence:
- the LOC112716608 gene encoding NDR1/HIN1-like protein 10, whose translation MADNKQPNLNGAYYGPAIPPAEPPRRYRPDRSRRSCFCCLFSVFWKILLALIVLVVIAGVIFYLVVQPRIFKFYVNDAEITQFDYNTNTTQLRYNMVLNFTAHNPNKKLSIYYDKVLAKAFFMDTQFGSADVITFMNSFRQYKKQSNAMSGVFSGQQNIFLDYSRYSQISDDKNSRSFDIYVKLYFRMRFRLGDLITRTYKPKVKCDLKVPFINGTNAFTSFTPTKCDIDF comes from the coding sequence ATGGCTGATAATAAGCAACCAAACTTGAACGGAGCCTACTACGGACCAGCCATTCCGCCGGCTGAGCCGCCACGGCGCTACCGCCCTGACCGAAGCAGAAGAAGCTGCTTCTGCTGCCTATTCAGCGTCTTCTGGAAGATTCTTCTTGCGCTCATCGTGCTGGTCGTGATAGCAGGAGTCATATTCTACCTGGTGGTTCAGCCTCGCATATTCAAGTTCTACGTCAACGACGCAGAAATAACGCAATTCGATTACAACACCAACACCACCCAACTCCGCTACAACATGGTGCTCAATTTCACCGCCCACAACCCCAACAAGAAGCTCAGCATCTACTACGACAAGGTTTTAGCCAAAGCCTTCTTCATGGACACGCAATTCGGCAGCGCCGACGTCATCACTTTCATGAACTCCTTTAGGCAATACAAGAAGCAGAGCAACGCCATGAGCGGTGTTTTCTCCGGACAGCAGAACATTTTTCTTGATTATAGCCGCTACTCACAGATCAGCGATGACAAGAATAGTAGGTCTTTTGATATCTATGTGAAGCTCTACTTCAGGATGAGGTTTAGGCTGGGTGATTTGATTACTCGCACTTACAAGCCCAAAGTGAAATGTGACCTCAAGGTTCCATTCATCAATGGCACCAATGCTTTCACCTCCTTTACGCCCACCAAGTGCGATATTGATTTCTGA